TCCTAGTACCATTGGAGCTGCGATCGCAATTCCTAAAACTGTTTGAGTTACTTTTTTGATGTTTTTATTCAAATTGTATTCCCCCAATGTGTGTTTTTAGTTGTTGTTATCGCTTACAAATACAATCTTACATTAATACATACATACATACAATGCAAAATTTATTAAAGGAAGATTTTACTACAATCATGTGTTTATTAGTCTGTAAATTGTTGCGTCCAATAAGTTCCTACTTTACCTACTCCAAGTTGTTTAAAGTTAGCGTTCATAATGTTCGCTCTGTGGCCTGGTGAATTCATCCAATCAGTCATTACTTCCTTCGCAGTTGTTTGACCATGTGCGATGTTTTCTCCTTTGTAACCACCTTTAAAACTTAATGTTGAATGATACATATTGTTCGCATTACTCATTGTTTGTGACCATGCTTGAGCTGTTCCATTTAAATAGCTAGATAGTGTTAATGGCTTTAACCCACCCTTACCACGTTCGATATTTACTAAATCTAAAATTTGTTGTTGAATCGAGGCATTTGAGCTAGCTGGTTTAGATGGGTTTGATGTTGTAGTTGTTGAATTAGATGGTGTTGTTGATGTTGGCGGAACATATTTTACGTATTTTTTAAGAATATATCTTGTTTTACCTTTATAGCTGACTTTTACAAATGAACTATTGTAACCCGAGTAGTTTATTTTTTGATTTTTAGCTAGATATCCAACAGTTTTAGCTCTATTGCTCGCTTTTTCTTTTACAGCTACTTTAGTTGCAGTTACTGCACCTGAAGTTGCTCCAGCATATGTTGATCCAAATCCTAAAACCATTGGCGCTGCAATTGCAATTCCTAAAACTGTTTGAGTTACTTTTTTGATGTTTTTATTCAAATTGTATTCCCCCAATGTGTGTTTTTAGTTTTTGTTATCGCTTACAAGAACAATCTTACACCAACACATACATACATACAACCCTAAAATAAAAAAAGGAAGATTTTACTAACGATCATCCTTTTTCATCTTCGAACTCTTTTCTAAACTCTTCTTTTAGAATGTCTCTTACATCATCTCTTTTTATAAACTCTTTCACAAATTCTCTAATTCCTTGTTTTCTTATCTCCTCAAGCATCTCATTTCTTATTCCTTCTATCTTAACGGATTGATCAATTTCTTTTTTAAGGATCCCTTTAATATCTGGTTCTTTTATTCCTAACAGGTAATATGAACGCTTAATACTTTGTTGTATACTTGAACGGCTTTTTTGCTCTAAGTCAGCTATTTCTTGGTAACTGTATCCCTTTTCTCTTAAATCCACTCGTTTCTTCATTAAATCAGTTAATTTAGCCCAATTTGGATTATTTTCATAATTCATGGTTTATCTCCCTCTTATTTTTTATTTTAGTACTGCTTATACATACCATACACCAATACATCCTTATTTACAATTTTGTATTAAAAAGAGCCGAAAGTTTAATCTTTCGGCTCTCAAATTTTAATGCTTCACATTCTATTACATATCTTTTACAACACTTGCACAACGTAAGCAAAGTGTAGGGTGTGCTACATCTTTACCAACTTCTTCAGTAACTACCCAACAACGTTCACATGTTTCGCCAGTCGCCGGAGTTACTACAATACTTAATGTGTCAAATTTTTGCGCTGTTTCAGGAGCTTGCTCATCGCTACTAGCAATTTCTACTTGAGAAACAATTAATAATTGTTTGAAGTCTTCATTAATCGAATTTAATAGCTCTGCTACTTCTGCATTAGGATAGATTTTCACTGCTGCAGTTAGAGATTTGCCGATTACTTTTTCATTACGTGCAACTTCAAGAGCTTTTAATACGCCATCACGTAAATCCATGAATTTTTCCCACTTAGCTTCTAAGCTTTGAGTATCGCCGAAATCTTTAACATCTGGCATTTCAGTTAAGAAAATACTATCAACAGTAGTTCCTGCCATATGTGACCAAACTTCTTCAGCTGTATGAGGTAAAATTGGAGCTACTAAACGAGTTAGTGCTTGTAATGACTCATGTAATACAGTTTGAATTGCTAAACGATCTTTATTCGTTTTTGGCTCGATATATAAAACATCTTTTGATAAATCAAAATAGAAAGAACTTAATTCAGTTGTACAGAAGTTTTGAATTGTGTGGTAAACATTAGCAAATTCATATTTCTCATATGATTCACGAACCGTTTTAACCACATTATTTAACTTAACTAGCATATATTGATCTAATTCGCGTAGCTCTTCATATTTTAAAGCATCTTGTTCTGCATTAAATCCATCTAAGTTTCCTAGTAAGAAACGGAACGTATTACGGATTTTACGGTATACTTCAGCAACTTGTTTCATTAATGCGTCAGAAATACGAACATCTGATTGATAATCTACAGAAGCTACCCATAGACGTAAAATATCTGAACCGTATTGATTCATAATTTTTGATGGTAGGACGATGTTTCCGATTGATTTACTCATCTTGCGACCTTCACCATCTAAAACGAAACCATGGCTCACTACAGCTTTATAAGGAGCTTGACCTGTTACTGCAACGCTCGTACTTAATGAAGAGTTAAACCAACCACGGTATTGGTCAGAACCTTCTAAGTAAATATCAGCAGGGAAAGATAATTCCTCACGAGTGTTTAATACAGCTTGATGTGATGATCCACTATCAAACCAAACATCCATGATATCTTTCTCTTTAGTAAAGTTACCATTTGGTGAACCAGGATGTGTAAATCCTTCTGGTAATAATTCTTTCGCTTCTTTTTCAAACCAAATATTTGAACCATGCTCTTTAAATAAGTTCGAAACATGTTCAATCGTTTCCTCAGTGATAATTGCTTCTCCGTCTTCAGCATAAAATACTGGGATTGGAACTCCCCATACACGTTGACGTGAAATACACCAATCTCCACGATCACGAACCATGTTAAATAGACGAGTTTCTCCCCAAGCTGGGAACCACTTAGTATCTTGAACAGCTTGCATTAATTGATCTCGAATTGCTTCAATCGATGCAAACCATTGTGCAGTTGCACGGAAGATAATTGGCTTTTTCGTTCTCCAATCATGTGGATAAGAGTGTGTGATAAATTGTAATTTTAATAAAGCACCTTTTTCTTCTAATGCTTTAGTAATTTCTTTATTAGCTTCATCATAGAATAAACCTTCAAATCCAGGTGCTTCTTTTGTTAGAACACCTTTTTCATCTACTGGACAAAGCACGTCTAATCCATATTGTTGACCTACACGGAAATCATCTTCACCATGACCTGGGGCAGTATGAACACAACCTGTTCCAGCGTCAGTTGTTACATGATCACCTAAAATAACGACTGAGTTGCGATCATACAATGGATGCTTACAAATGATTCCTTCAAGTTCAGAACCATTAAAAGTCTTTTCAACTACTGCATCTTCCCAACCTAGTTCTTTTGCTACAGATTCTCTTAACTCACTAGCAACTACGAACTTGTCACCATTTACAGATACTAAATCATAGCTTAAATCAGGATGTAAACATACAGCTAAGTTAGCTGGGATTGTCCATGGAGTTGTTGTCCAAATAATGAATTTCTCTCCACCGTTTAGAACATTTTTCCCATTTTCAACTGCAAATGCAACATAGATTGATGCTGAACGCTTATCTTGGTATTCGATTTCCGCTTCTGCAAGTGCAGATTCACTTGATGGAGACCAATATACTGGTTTAAGACCTTTATAGATTAAACCATTAGTAGCCATTTTACCGAACACTTTAATTTGTTCAGCTTCATATTCTTTTTCAAGTGTGATATATGGTCGGTCCCAATCACCTAAAATTCCTAAACGTTTAAATTGTTCTTTTTGACGCTCTACTTGCTCGTAAGCATATTCTTCACATAGTTTACGGAATTCTGCAACTGACATTTCTTTACGATTTACTTTTTTATTTGCTAATGCTTGTTCAATAGGTAAACCGTGAGTATCCCAACCTGGAACGTAAGGAGAACGGTATCCATTCATATTATAAAAACGTACAATGAAATCCTTTAATACTTTATTAAGTGCATGTCCCATATGAAGGTCACCATTTGCATAAGGTGGTCCATCATGTAAGATAAATGACGGTTTTCCTTCGTTATGTTTTTGAACAGTTGCATAAATATCTTTTTTGTTCCACTCTTCTTGAATTTGTGGCTCACGTTGAGGTAAATTTCCTCTCATAGGAAATTCAGTTTTTGGCATAAGTAACGTATCTTTGTACTCCATTTGCTTTCCTCCATTTTTTAACTTGATTGATCTAAAGCTAGCCGTTTTAGGCAAGTCCATGCAAGCTTACTTTACATTTTTAAATTCCACATTAACGCATTGTATCCATCTTACAAGCCTTTTATTAGTGGAGTTGTCTATTATGTATAATAAATCGTATAAGACGCAAAAAACCTTCCTCATCCCCAAAAAAGGGACGAGAAAGGTTTCCCGTGGTACCACCCTAATTGACAATAAATTTCATTAAATCATTGTCCACTTAGCATTCGTAACGTGAATGGAACGTCTTTTCTTACTCTTTTTCAGAAAAGCACTCTAGGGTGATTTTCCTTCTATTTTCTATATCAAGCTTACACTATCCTTGACTCGCTACTTAGTTTTATAGAAGTACTCTTCCCTGTCACCGATTTACTATTAATATCTAATAAATTATATGTAAAACTTTACAAATCGTCAAGGCTTATACGACTAGTTTGCGATTTCTTCTGTTTCTTTATCTTCTAAAATATGATCCCAATCTTCATGACCCAACATTTCTAATTGTGTTTCAATAGCCATTCTTAAACGAGTGCGGAAAACTTTCGATTGCTTCTTAAGCTCTTCAAATTCCATTGTAACTTTTCTAGATTTAATTAAAGCTTCATTGATAATACGATCAGCATTTTTCTCCGCTTCTTTAATGATCAATTTAGCTTCTTTTTGGGCACTACCTTTTACATCTTCAGCAGCTTCTTGCGCAATCAAAATTGACTTATTTAAAGTTTCTTCTATAGTAGAAAAATGCTTTAATCTTTCTTTCATATCAAGAATTTGTTCTTCTAATTGTTTCTTCTCACGAATAACTAATTCATAATCTTTAATGACTTGATCTAAAAACTCATTAACTTCATCTTCGTCATAGCCACGAAAACTTTTACCAAATTCTTTATTATGAATATCAAGTGGTGTTAAAGGCAATTAAGCCACCTCCATGTATGTTTTTTCTTTATTTATAGGTTATAATAAATTTTCGACAGTTTCTACGTTTTTCCTTCTACAATTTCTGACTATTTTTTAACACCGTAGTTAATCCGCCATTTATCTTTTTTTGATAAGCCATCAATTGACATTAACATTCCTCTACCAAAACCTTTGACAGAGAATAAATCTCCTTCTTCACATAAAAACGAAGTAGAATCAATAACTCGCTGATTTACTTTAACGTGTTCGGCTTTAATTAAGCTTTGAGCTTTTTGTCTCGAAATATTATAGAATTCACTCAATAAGACATCTAATCTTAGTGATGATACAGTGCCATTATTAGATTGCCAAATATCATCTGATTCAATCAATTCCTTAAATGAAATTCTCTTTAATTTAATTGGCGATTTTCCTACAGAATTTAAGTTACTTTCTACAAAACTTGCTATTTCATCAGCAACAATAACTTGGATCGTATCATTTTTAATTAGAATATCACCAAATTTCCCTCTTGTGATTCCTAAAGACATTAATGTTCCCAATACTTGCCGATGTGATAAAGTGTGAAATTTAGTTGCATAAACTAAGTCAAATGCAACCAAAGAATAATCCTCTTCAACTGGTGTATAAAAACTCGGATAAATAATTGCACGCTTTCGTTCACAATCCTCACGACCACCAAAAAAAGCGACAAAACAATCTCCTTGATGACCGATAATTGATTGCATAATCATTTGTTCTCTTAAATCAAGAAAATCTGTCAACTTAATAGAATAGCGTTCAACTGCTTCTACCTTCCAATTGAGAACCTTGTCTACGAAAACATGCTCTTCTTTTCGAAAATGATCATATATACTCATTAATGCAATCCTCTTTTTCATTAAACTCAATATTAATTAAAAAAGAGAACCTGTTAGATTCTCTTTTTAAAAGTAATGAGAAATACTTGCTATTCCATATCCAGCAAATTCTAAAGCAAATAATGCAATAATTGGTGAAAAATCAAACATACCGATTGACGGTACAATACGGCGGAACGGCTCTAAATATGGTTCTGATAACCTACCAATTAAGCGACCGAAGCCTGATTGTCTTATTTGAGGGAACCAAGATAAAATGATATGAATTACAATGACGTATCTATAGTATTGGATTAATTTGTATAAAATAACAAAAAGTAGATCCATTTAATTACCACCTTTTAACGGAATTGTCTTCCTCAAATAACATATCTGTAATTGTTCCAGAAATATCGATATTATCAGGTGTACAAATAAACGTATTTGTACCAATTTTTTTTATATCTCCACTTATTGCATAAACTGTACCACTTAAGAAATCAACAAAGCGTTTAGCTTGATCGATTTGCATTTGTTGTAAATTGATCACAACTGCTTTTTTTGATTTTAAATGGTCTGCAACATCTTGTGCTTCTGCATATTCACGCGGCTGCGCTAATACAACTTTTGACGACAATGAAGCTCCTCCTGGTATACTTACTAATTTTTGCTTTGATGCATTTCGCTCATGGTTAATTTCTTCATTTACATGTTTAGAAAATTGTTGTTGTTGATGCTGTTGTTGATATTGTTTCTGTTGCTGATGTTGTTGCTCTTCGTATTCATAATCATCTTCATACTCATCTTCCATTGCAAAAAAGTTTCTTACTTTCCCAATAATACTCATCTTCTCTACCTTCCCTTTCCTACTAAATCAGTACCTATTCTTATGAATGTAGCACCTTCTTCTATTGCTATCTCAAAATCATTAGACATCCCCATTGATAATTCAGAACATGGAATATTTGCAATCTGTAGATTTTTTACGTTTTCTTGTAGTTCCTTTAATCCTTTGAAACTATTTCGAATGATTGTTACATCCTCTGTAAATGGTGCCATTGTCATTAACCCAACAACTTGTATTTTATCAAATTCTGAAAGCTGTCTAGCAAATTCAATTACATCATTTGGATGTATACCATGCTTTGAGTCCTCTCCAGATACATTGACCTGTAGGAAACATTTTAATGGCTCTGCTGCTCTTTTTTGTATCTCTTCTGCTAAGGACAGTCGATCTAAAGAATGTAAGTAATCTATTCTATGTATTACGTCTTTTACTTTTCTAGTTTGAAGTGAACCAATAAAATGCCAAACAACATCACTTTTAATGTGTTCTTGTTTTTCTTTTAAACCTTCAAAACGGTTTTCGCCTAATTGAAGTATACCTTCAGCTAAAACTTCTTTAGCCACTTCAGTAGATACTTGTTTAGTAACAGCTATTAAAGTGACTTCATCATTTCGATTTGCTCTTACTTTGGCTGCATTCATTAGTTCTCTAATACGTTCATAATTTTGTTTGACTGTCATGATGCTAATTCCTCCAACCAATATAACTCATCATTCTTCCTGTTTTTCCACCATCTCTACGGTGAGAAAAAAATATGCTCGGGTTACAACTTGTACAATAATTTGTCATTATTATATTCTCTTCACTAATGCCCGATCTAATGAGTAATTGTTTGTTTGCTTCTTTTAAATTAAATTTGAATTTCCCGTTTTGTAAAGTGGTTAAAATATTAGTAGGAATCTTGTGTTCAAAAGCATCATTTAGCTTATTCATCACAAAATCATCCACTTCATAACAGCAATCACCAATTGATGGTCCGATTGCAACTTGGATATTATTTAGTTGTAAGTTTTCTTCTTTAATCAATTTTTCGATTAAACGTCCGCCAATGTTTTGAACAGTACCTTTCCAACCTGCATGAGCTAAACCAATAAATTTACTCGTTGGTTCAAGAAAATACAATGGAACACAATCTGCATAACAAGAAGTTAATAATATATTTTCCTCATTCGTATAAAAACCATCTGTTGTCTTGATGCTAGTTTCGTAATCAGTAACACCTTTGCCACAATCTTTTTTTGTTACCTTCACGACATTATTCCCATGAACTTGTTCTGAACAAACCCATTTCGTCTTTGAAAAATCTAATTTACTCGCAAGGACTTCTCTATTCTCAACGACAATATCCTTCGAGTCATTTACATGTAATCCAAGATTAAAAGAAGTGAAACAACCTTGGCTAACTCCATCATTTTTTGTTGTAAATCCAGCAACTAAATGTTTGTATGAGTCTTCCCAAGGTTGAATCATAAAAGTACTTTCAGTCGATTGAATGAAGCTCTCTTTCATATTTATAAGACCTCACAGAAACTAATTTAGTAAATATATATGTAAACCAGTTGATGGTTTCCTATATTTTACCATAGATTTCACATTTTTGATTATTTTTGACAAAACACACTTATTTTTTTCACATTGAAAAATTAAATTAGCTGCAAGGAATCGTAATCGCGTGGTAACCAATTATAAGAATAAAGTAAAAGTGCAACTACACCCCATTCATCGCCTAAAAACTCGTCAGTCAACGAGCTTTTTTATCTGTATTTAACTGGACTTGCTTGGTTTTCATCCAAATCCACAGATGAACGATATTTTACCAAAATAACATCTTCACCTATTTTCACAATATCATTCCAATAAATTGTCATTTCCTCTTCTTTACTAAAAAAATTTAAGCCCTTCCCTGGCTTTGTTAAAATAATAGATGTGATTTTTCCATTAGATTGATCAATATCTAAATCAACAATATTGCCTAATTTCTTTCCATCAGCAACATTTACAACGTCTTTAACTTGAAAATCTGAAATTCTGGCCATTTTACTTCACCATCCTTTTTTATAAAATATATGAAGTAAGGGCCAAACATCATGATAAAATTCAAATAAAAATGTGTTAGACAAGGTTGTTCGATGCTGATCCATTGTCTAACACATTAATATCGTATTTTCATTCTTCCAGTTTAACTAACTATTTAGTAGTTATTGGATTATTTAGTTTATCTATTTTTTTGTTTTTTAAATTTCATTCATTGTAATATGTAATTCATTATACAGGAAATGAAGCTTGATTGAAGTCGGGCTCCTTATACGATTTCTAGCTCCTCGAGGTCATAAGCCAATTTCCGCTAAAGGTTAAAAGTTACTTTGCTTTTGAGTAATTACTCTTTATTCAGGGAAAGAAACAGTATGATGTCTAGCTCCGGCTCCTAGCTCCTCGAGGTCATAAGTCGAAGCCCGATGAAAGTAAAAAGCAACTTTCCTCCGTCTTCGCCTTATGCTTGTCGGAGCTGAACAGTCGCCTCCGCTTTTCGTTATGTCTAGCTCCGGCTCCTAGCCCCTCGAGGTCATAAGTCGAAGCCCGATGAAAGTAAAAAGCAACTTTCCTCCGTCTTCGTCTTATGCTTGTCGGGGCTGAACAGTCGCCTCCGCTTTTCGTTATCCCTGTATATTTTTGTTCATTTGTTTTATTGCTGATTTTTCTAGTCTGGATACTTGTGCTTGGGAAATTCCGATTTCTTCGGCAACTTCCATTTGTGTTTTTCCTTGGAAGAATCTTTTGCTTATGATCATTTTTTCTCGATCGTTTAGTCGTTTCATTCCTTCACGTAGTGCCAGTTCTTCAACCCATTGCTCGTCCTTATTTTTATCATCACTTAGCTGATCCATTACAAAGATTGGATCTCCGCCATCATTATATATCGGTTCAAATAACGAGACTGGGTCTTGAATTGCATCTAATGCAAAGACGATTTCTTCATGTGTTACGCCTAGTACTTCTGCGATTTGGACAGGAGTTGGTTCTTTTGAATTCTCTGCTAATAATCGCTCTCTAACTTGTAATGCTTTATAAGCAATGTCTCTTAATGATCTAGACACTCTTATTGGGTTATTATCCCTTAAATATCTTCTTATTTCACCAATAATCATAGGTACAGCATACGTCGAAAATTTTACATTTTGGCTTAAATCAAAATTATCAATAGACTTCATAAGACCTATGCAGCCTACTTGAAATAAGTCATCCACAAATTCTCCGCGATTATTGAAACGCTGAATAACACTTAGGACAAGTCGCAAATTACCGTTTACGATTGTTTCTCTTGCGCTTCGATCACCGCTTTGCATTGCATGAAATAACTTACGCATCTCATCATTCTTTAAAACTGGAAGCTTTGATGTATCTACACCGCATATTTCTACTTTGTTTCGTGTCATGATGTTCCCTCCTACTTGGAGTTGCTGTACTATAGGTAAGTATCTCCTTCGGTGGAAAATTTATGCACAAAATAAAGTATACAAAAATAATAAATTCAGGACTAAAATAGCATAGCAATTTGAGATAAAACTAGGATTTTCTAAGCTTAATTAATGAAATTTAGCAGGTATGACGAATGAA
This genomic interval from Gottfriedia acidiceleris contains the following:
- a CDS encoding RNA-binding protein, which translates into the protein MSIYDHFRKEEHVFVDKVLNWKVEAVERYSIKLTDFLDLREQMIMQSIIGHQGDCFVAFFGGREDCERKRAIIYPSFYTPVEEDYSLVAFDLVYATKFHTLSHRQVLGTLMSLGITRGKFGDILIKNDTIQVIVADEIASFVESNLNSVGKSPIKLKRISFKELIESDDIWQSNNGTVSSLRLDVLLSEFYNISRQKAQSLIKAEHVKVNQRVIDSTSFLCEEGDLFSVKGFGRGMLMSIDGLSKKDKWRINYGVKK
- the sigG gene encoding RNA polymerase sporulation sigma factor SigG, whose protein sequence is MTRNKVEICGVDTSKLPVLKNDEMRKLFHAMQSGDRSARETIVNGNLRLVLSVIQRFNNRGEFVDDLFQVGCIGLMKSIDNFDLSQNVKFSTYAVPMIIGEIRRYLRDNNPIRVSRSLRDIAYKALQVRERLLAENSKEPTPVQIAEVLGVTHEEIVFALDAIQDPVSLFEPIYNDGGDPIFVMDQLSDDKNKDEQWVEELALREGMKRLNDREKMIISKRFFQGKTQMEVAEEIGISQAQVSRLEKSAIKQMNKNIQG
- a CDS encoding cell division protein SepF produces the protein MSIIGKVRNFFAMEDEYEDDYEYEEQQHQQQKQYQQQHQQQQFSKHVNEEINHERNASKQKLVSIPGGASLSSKVVLAQPREYAEAQDVADHLKSKKAVVINLQQMQIDQAKRFVDFLSGTVYAISGDIKKIGTNTFICTPDNIDISGTITDMLFEEDNSVKRW
- a CDS encoding CAP domain-containing protein, which gives rise to MNKNIKKVTQTVLGIAIAAPMVLGFGSTYAGATSGAVTATKVAVKEKASNRAKTVGYLAKNQKINYSGYNSSFVKVSYKGKTRYILKKYVKYVPPTSTTPSNSTTTTSNPSKPASSNASIQQQILDLVNIERGKGGLKPLTLSSYLNGTAQAWSQTMSNANNMYHSTLSFKGGYKGENIAHGQTTAKEVMTDWMNSPGHRANIMNANFKQLGVGKVGTYWTQQFTD
- a CDS encoding DivIVA domain-containing protein, whose protein sequence is MPLTPLDIHNKEFGKSFRGYDEDEVNEFLDQVIKDYELVIREKKQLEEQILDMKERLKHFSTIEETLNKSILIAQEAAEDVKGSAQKEAKLIIKEAEKNADRIINEALIKSRKVTMEFEELKKQSKVFRTRLRMAIETQLEMLGHEDWDHILEDKETEEIAN
- a CDS encoding YggS family pyridoxal phosphate-dependent enzyme, coding for MTVKQNYERIRELMNAAKVRANRNDEVTLIAVTKQVSTEVAKEVLAEGILQLGENRFEGLKEKQEHIKSDVVWHFIGSLQTRKVKDVIHRIDYLHSLDRLSLAEEIQKRAAEPLKCFLQVNVSGEDSKHGIHPNDVIEFARQLSEFDKIQVVGLMTMAPFTEDVTIIRNSFKGLKELQENVKNLQIANIPCSELSMGMSNDFEIAIEEGATFIRIGTDLVGKGR
- the ileS gene encoding isoleucine--tRNA ligase, translating into MEYKDTLLMPKTEFPMRGNLPQREPQIQEEWNKKDIYATVQKHNEGKPSFILHDGPPYANGDLHMGHALNKVLKDFIVRFYNMNGYRSPYVPGWDTHGLPIEQALANKKVNRKEMSVAEFRKLCEEYAYEQVERQKEQFKRLGILGDWDRPYITLEKEYEAEQIKVFGKMATNGLIYKGLKPVYWSPSSESALAEAEIEYQDKRSASIYVAFAVENGKNVLNGGEKFIIWTTTPWTIPANLAVCLHPDLSYDLVSVNGDKFVVASELRESVAKELGWEDAVVEKTFNGSELEGIICKHPLYDRNSVVILGDHVTTDAGTGCVHTAPGHGEDDFRVGQQYGLDVLCPVDEKGVLTKEAPGFEGLFYDEANKEITKALEEKGALLKLQFITHSYPHDWRTKKPIIFRATAQWFASIEAIRDQLMQAVQDTKWFPAWGETRLFNMVRDRGDWCISRQRVWGVPIPVFYAEDGEAIITEETIEHVSNLFKEHGSNIWFEKEAKELLPEGFTHPGSPNGNFTKEKDIMDVWFDSGSSHQAVLNTREELSFPADIYLEGSDQYRGWFNSSLSTSVAVTGQAPYKAVVSHGFVLDGEGRKMSKSIGNIVLPSKIMNQYGSDILRLWVASVDYQSDVRISDALMKQVAEVYRKIRNTFRFLLGNLDGFNAEQDALKYEELRELDQYMLVKLNNVVKTVRESYEKYEFANVYHTIQNFCTTELSSFYFDLSKDVLYIEPKTNKDRLAIQTVLHESLQALTRLVAPILPHTAEEVWSHMAGTTVDSIFLTEMPDVKDFGDTQSLEAKWEKFMDLRDGVLKALEVARNEKVIGKSLTAAVKIYPNAEVAELLNSINEDFKQLLIVSQVEIASSDEQAPETAQKFDTLSIVVTPATGETCERCWVVTEEVGKDVAHPTLCLRCASVVKDM
- the pgeF gene encoding peptidoglycan editing factor PgeF yields the protein MKESFIQSTESTFMIQPWEDSYKHLVAGFTTKNDGVSQGCFTSFNLGLHVNDSKDIVVENREVLASKLDFSKTKWVCSEQVHGNNVVKVTKKDCGKGVTDYETSIKTTDGFYTNEENILLTSCYADCVPLYFLEPTSKFIGLAHAGWKGTVQNIGGRLIEKLIKEENLQLNNIQVAIGPSIGDCCYEVDDFVMNKLNDAFEHKIPTNILTTLQNGKFKFNLKEANKQLLIRSGISEENIIMTNYCTSCNPSIFFSHRRDGGKTGRMMSYIGWRN
- a CDS encoding YggT family protein, whose amino-acid sequence is MDLLFVILYKLIQYYRYVIVIHIILSWFPQIRQSGFGRLIGRLSEPYLEPFRRIVPSIGMFDFSPIIALFALEFAGYGIASISHYF
- a CDS encoding YlmC/YmxH family sporulation protein, which codes for MARISDFQVKDVVNVADGKKLGNIVDLDIDQSNGKITSIILTKPGKGLNFFSKEEEMTIYWNDIVKIGEDVILVKYRSSVDLDENQASPVKYR